A window from Rhizobium sp. N324 encodes these proteins:
- the tauA gene encoding taurine ABC transporter substrate-binding protein, translated as MNFKKLIAAIALGVGTLATAIVAEAADKKVVVGYQTDALPSSVAIANGEFAKDTGYDIDFRRFNSGAEIFAAIASGDVQVGYVGSSPFAAAVSRGLEVKAFYLASISGIDEALVVRNGSGIESLNDLKGKKLAAAPVSTDHYQLLALIKSLGLTEKDVQVFAIPQPEIVASYNRGDIDGGFVWDPALTELKKNGKVLVTSKDVADKGAPTFSAWVATSTFATENPEFLKGFASVINKYYASFASDKAAWGPDSDNAKSLAKLLGGTAEQQASALKNLTLLTPEVQASEAWLGGGEKAGAGKILKDTASFLKEQGKVSDVLANYGAFVTADALTSVSN; from the coding sequence CGTCGCCGAGGCGGCGGACAAGAAGGTCGTCGTCGGCTATCAAACCGATGCCTTGCCGTCTTCCGTGGCGATCGCCAACGGCGAATTCGCCAAGGACACGGGATACGACATCGACTTCCGCAGATTCAATTCCGGCGCCGAAATCTTTGCGGCCATTGCCTCGGGCGACGTTCAGGTCGGCTATGTCGGCTCCAGCCCGTTTGCGGCTGCGGTCTCGCGCGGGCTCGAGGTCAAGGCCTTCTACCTTGCCTCCATCTCCGGCATCGACGAGGCCCTCGTCGTCCGCAACGGCTCGGGCATCGAAAGCCTGAACGATCTGAAGGGCAAGAAGCTTGCCGCCGCACCCGTTTCCACCGACCATTATCAGCTCCTGGCGCTGATCAAATCGCTTGGCCTGACCGAGAAGGACGTTCAGGTCTTCGCAATCCCGCAGCCGGAGATCGTGGCGAGCTATAACCGCGGCGATATCGACGGCGGCTTCGTCTGGGATCCGGCGCTGACCGAACTCAAGAAGAACGGAAAGGTTCTGGTGACTTCCAAGGACGTGGCGGACAAGGGTGCGCCGACATTCTCCGCCTGGGTCGCCACCTCGACGTTTGCCACCGAGAACCCGGAATTCCTGAAGGGCTTCGCCTCGGTCATCAACAAATACTACGCCTCCTTCGCGTCGGATAAGGCCGCCTGGGGGCCCGACAGCGACAACGCCAAGTCGCTCGCCAAGCTTCTCGGCGGAACGGCCGAGCAACAGGCCTCGGCTCTGAAGAACCTGACGCTGCTCACCCCCGAGGTCCAGGCATCGGAGGCTTGGCTGGGCGGTGGCGAAAAGGCGGGTGCCGGCAAGATCCTCAAGGACACGGCATCGTTCCTGAAAGAACAAGGCAAGGTGTCCGACGTGCTGGCAAATTACGGCGCCTTCGTCACCGCAGACGCGCTTACCAGCGTCAGCAACTGA